The Rhizobium etli 8C-3 genome has a segment encoding these proteins:
- a CDS encoding amidase family protein, with product MTEGAYTSHHPDIPASANPWSGDHWVGSSSTGSGVATAAGLCYGSLGSDTGGHWPYAFRRLPVA from the coding sequence ATGACTGAGGGGGCATATACCAGCCACCATCCAGACATTCCGGCATCCGCGAACCCCTGGAGCGGGGACCATTGGGTTGGATCGTCCTCGACCGGTTCGGGTGTCGCAACAGCCGCGGGGCTTTGCTACGGGTCGCTTGGCAGCGACACAGGGGGCCATTGGCCATACGCTTTCCGTCGGCTACCTGTGGCCTGA
- a CDS encoding TonB-dependent receptor — MKFMLGCTVVMSAVANGAAYAQSATQLAPIEITATKEATSTIGTLPEEYAGGQVAKGARLGLLGNRDFMETPFNVTGYTSQTIEDQGAQTVGEVMDNDPSVRNTHSAGGLLDSFYIRGFPVGEGNAGEIAFDGVYGIAPTYRVFTDYAERVEVLKGPTAFLYGISPNSAVGGTINIVPKRALDEDLTRLTTDYASDFQGGVHVDMSRRFGDERQFGIRLNGSVHGGDAPIDDQTRDFYVGALALDYQGDNLRATLDIIGQRETFDAPQRPFFQTTGLIVPSAPDGSLNVQEPWEWSKSADRSVLGRVEYDLTDDMTWFGAVGGGNSHVHRLFGLPTILNSAGDVSITPQNAVFDVDRLTAETGIRTKFDTGPISHTMTLQASYLHQSLDRAIVSGTAQLSNIYDPVRRIEQFVADPSSVPKVSEARLSGVGLSDTLSMLDERVQLILGGRFQQIDSKNFNTATGAVSSSSDEDALTPLVGLVVRPWEEVSFYANYAQGLSIGDTAPTTAINAGETLAPYKTTQYEIGTKIDLGQIAMTVSAFQIEKPFGQLEPSGSGQLFTAGGEQRNRGIEFNLFGEVTDDLRLLGGLVLMDGELTNTSSAAIHGKRPIGVPKIQANIGAEWDASFLEGLTLTAKVIHTGEQYINTTNTLKIPSWTRFDLGARYKTEIETRPVTFRASVENVFDKDYWSGVASFSTIAQGAPRTFKVSMTTDF, encoded by the coding sequence ATGAAGTTTATGTTGGGCTGCACAGTCGTTATGAGCGCTGTGGCAAACGGTGCCGCATACGCACAGAGTGCCACGCAATTGGCACCAATAGAGATTACCGCGACGAAAGAAGCCACGTCCACGATCGGAACCCTGCCGGAAGAATATGCAGGCGGCCAGGTCGCGAAGGGTGCCCGATTGGGCCTCCTGGGAAACCGGGATTTCATGGAGACTCCCTTTAATGTGACGGGGTATACGTCCCAGACGATCGAAGACCAGGGTGCCCAGACCGTGGGCGAGGTGATGGACAACGATCCGTCTGTGAGAAACACCCACTCCGCCGGCGGGTTGCTGGACTCCTTCTACATCCGCGGCTTTCCGGTCGGCGAAGGCAACGCCGGCGAAATCGCATTTGATGGCGTATACGGCATCGCCCCCACCTACCGGGTCTTCACCGACTATGCGGAGCGGGTGGAGGTGCTAAAGGGTCCGACCGCCTTCCTTTACGGTATCTCTCCCAACAGCGCCGTCGGCGGCACCATCAATATCGTTCCGAAGCGAGCGCTCGATGAGGATTTGACGCGGCTGACGACAGATTACGCTTCCGACTTTCAGGGCGGTGTGCATGTCGACATGTCGCGGCGGTTCGGCGACGAGCGGCAATTCGGCATTCGATTGAACGGCAGCGTCCACGGTGGGGACGCGCCGATTGATGATCAGACAAGGGACTTTTACGTTGGGGCCCTGGCTCTTGATTATCAAGGGGACAATCTTCGAGCCACGCTCGACATAATCGGACAGCGCGAAACTTTTGACGCCCCACAGCGTCCCTTCTTTCAAACCACCGGTTTGATCGTGCCGAGCGCACCCGACGGATCGCTCAATGTTCAGGAGCCGTGGGAATGGTCGAAAAGCGCGGACCGCTCGGTCTTGGGCAGGGTCGAATATGATCTGACCGACGATATGACCTGGTTTGGCGCCGTGGGTGGCGGCAATTCTCACGTGCATCGCCTTTTTGGCCTGCCCACGATCCTGAACTCGGCGGGCGACGTCAGCATCACGCCACAGAATGCCGTGTTCGACGTCGACAGACTTACAGCAGAAACGGGTATCCGCACCAAGTTCGACACCGGGCCGATCTCCCACACGATGACGCTGCAGGCGAGCTATCTCCACCAGAGCCTCGATCGTGCGATCGTTTCAGGCACTGCCCAGCTCAGCAATATCTACGACCCTGTCCGTCGTATCGAACAGTTCGTCGCCGATCCGAGTTCAGTGCCGAAGGTCTCGGAGGCCAGGCTTTCCGGCGTCGGCCTGTCGGACACTTTGTCGATGCTCGACGAGCGCGTGCAGCTCATTCTTGGTGGCCGCTTCCAGCAAATCGACTCGAAGAACTTCAATACAGCAACGGGTGCGGTTTCGTCGTCTTCGGATGAGGACGCCCTTACGCCGCTTGTTGGCCTCGTCGTCCGCCCCTGGGAGGAGGTTTCCTTCTATGCCAATTACGCGCAGGGTCTGAGCATCGGCGATACTGCTCCCACGACAGCCATCAATGCGGGCGAAACGCTCGCTCCATACAAGACGACACAATACGAGATCGGTACCAAAATCGACCTCGGACAGATTGCCATGACCGTCAGCGCATTCCAGATCGAGAAGCCCTTCGGCCAGTTGGAGCCAAGCGGCAGCGGCCAGCTCTTTACCGCTGGCGGGGAACAGCGCAACCGCGGCATTGAGTTCAACCTGTTTGGCGAGGTCACGGACGATCTGCGCCTGCTTGGCGGCTTGGTGCTGATGGATGGCGAACTGACGAATACGTCGAGCGCTGCGATCCACGGCAAACGCCCGATCGGCGTACCAAAAATCCAGGCGAACATCGGGGCGGAATGGGACGCCTCTTTCCTCGAAGGCCTGACGCTGACGGCCAAAGTCATTCATACCGGCGAGCAATACATCAATACGACGAACACGTTGAAGATCCCTTCCTGGACGCGGTTTGACCTCGGCGCGCGCTACAAGACGGAGATCGAAACTAGGCCCGTCACCTTCCGGGCCTCCGTCGAAAACGTCTTCGATAAGGATTACTGGTCTGGGGTCGCAAGCTTCAGCACCATCGCCCAGGGTGCGCCGCGGACCTTCAAAGTATCGATGACCACAGACTTCTGA
- a CDS encoding ABC transporter substrate-binding protein yields the protein MTCLRLYAFAIILLLAPFAALSARAENDAIAQTTVTVKDIAGRDVQVKVPVSRMLLGEGRQLYLVASLDREDPLQRIVAWRNDLIEADPATYKQYLDKFPALAKLPTFKGNEGSLIDIESAIVKKPDVVLLNLEAKQANEDAQYIEKLASLDIPVLYIDFRHSPLQNTDPTIRLLGKIMGREQRAEDVIAFRKQAIARVEDVVAKTKPDRPKVFIERIGGYTEDCCLSFGAENFGKYVDLAGGHNIGRDFLPSTFGQLSPEQVVVSNPDHVIVTSADWQAYVPGGRWIPVGPNADLDASRKKLEWYTMRDAYAGTTAQTKRNFHSIWHQFYNSPYEFIAVQWIAKWLHPDLFTDLDPDKTFAEYHKRFLPIAYQPGYAVSLDAQEQ from the coding sequence GTGACATGCCTTCGTCTCTACGCGTTTGCGATAATCCTGTTGTTGGCGCCATTTGCTGCTCTTTCTGCTCGCGCCGAAAATGATGCGATTGCGCAAACGACTGTTACCGTCAAGGATATTGCCGGGCGGGATGTGCAAGTTAAGGTGCCCGTCTCCCGGATGCTGCTCGGAGAAGGCAGGCAACTCTATCTGGTCGCATCGCTCGACAGAGAAGATCCGCTGCAACGCATCGTCGCATGGCGCAACGATCTGATCGAAGCCGATCCCGCGACCTACAAGCAATATCTCGACAAATTCCCCGCGCTTGCGAAATTGCCGACCTTCAAGGGAAATGAAGGAAGTCTGATCGATATCGAATCCGCGATCGTAAAGAAACCCGACGTAGTTCTCCTCAACCTCGAAGCCAAACAGGCCAATGAAGACGCCCAGTATATCGAGAAACTCGCATCCCTTGACATACCAGTCCTCTATATCGATTTCAGGCACTCTCCGCTTCAGAACACGGACCCCACCATCCGCCTGCTCGGCAAGATCATGGGGCGCGAGCAGCGAGCCGAAGACGTCATCGCATTCCGCAAACAGGCGATCGCTCGGGTCGAGGACGTGGTTGCAAAGACAAAGCCGGACCGCCCGAAGGTTTTCATCGAGCGCATCGGCGGATACACGGAGGACTGCTGCCTTTCATTCGGCGCTGAGAATTTCGGCAAATATGTCGATCTGGCCGGCGGACACAATATTGGCAGGGATTTTCTGCCTTCGACATTCGGACAGCTTAGTCCCGAACAGGTGGTCGTCTCCAATCCCGATCATGTCATTGTCACCAGCGCCGATTGGCAGGCCTATGTGCCTGGCGGCCGCTGGATTCCGGTCGGCCCGAATGCAGACCTGGATGCTTCGCGGAAGAAGCTCGAGTGGTATACGATGCGGGATGCCTATGCCGGAACAACGGCGCAGACGAAGCGCAATTTCCACTCCATCTGGCACCAGTTTTACAACAGCCCCTATGAATTTATCGCAGTCCAATGGATCGCAAAGTGGCTCCATCCCGATCTCTTCACCGATCTCGACCCGGACAAGACGTTTGCTGAATATCACAAGCGCTTTCTGCCGATCGCCTATCAGCCCGGCTACGCCGTCAGCTTGGATGCCCAAGAGCAATGA
- a CDS encoding MFS transporter: protein MTGTIAVVRGFGPVFAILFGLQFISMGAMEMSGPFWPLRIEELSSSGGIFALAGIGVYVCPMVGVSLTSALWGRMGDRYGNRLMMVRALAGLALIQILVSFAQDVWMILLLRFLQGCCAGYIAPAQAYGIQITGGRNRGVLLTWLQVATNVGSLGGAFLGGLILDASSFATINLTAGFICAVCAAAAWAILPRPAAETSGDGGGQVRQNQAFKGKATAPVWGLLALTGMMLASRMVLQVPFALYMAEVFRAPHWVTGFSYGLLALGFVVAAPLWAQFFNDRPASYILGWMILIAGGCALLTILAGLTRSVEYFSLIYLFWGGLLGGTTPILVALMSAATADGRQGSVLGTAQSWQQIGSVAGIATGAGTTQIFGLTSVFPLASLLYAASLFTAVGLWFLARSRLPIGDSL, encoded by the coding sequence ATGACGGGGACTATTGCGGTTGTCCGAGGCTTCGGGCCGGTCTTCGCTATTCTCTTTGGCCTGCAGTTCATCTCCATGGGGGCCATGGAGATGAGCGGCCCATTCTGGCCATTGCGCATCGAGGAATTGTCCTCCTCTGGCGGCATATTCGCGTTGGCCGGAATCGGGGTCTATGTGTGCCCGATGGTTGGGGTGTCTCTTACAAGCGCGCTGTGGGGACGGATGGGTGACCGCTACGGCAACCGCCTGATGATGGTCAGAGCGCTTGCCGGCCTTGCGCTCATCCAGATCCTCGTTTCCTTCGCTCAGGATGTCTGGATGATCCTGCTCCTGCGGTTTCTGCAGGGATGTTGCGCTGGCTATATCGCCCCGGCCCAGGCCTATGGCATCCAGATTACAGGCGGCCGTAACCGAGGGGTGCTTCTGACCTGGCTTCAGGTGGCGACCAATGTCGGTTCGCTTGGTGGAGCATTTCTCGGCGGACTCATCTTGGACGCCTCGTCCTTTGCGACGATCAACCTGACGGCCGGTTTCATCTGTGCTGTGTGCGCCGCCGCTGCCTGGGCGATCTTGCCTCGGCCTGCGGCAGAAACGAGCGGAGACGGTGGGGGGCAGGTTCGCCAAAATCAAGCATTCAAGGGGAAAGCTACCGCACCTGTCTGGGGCCTATTGGCACTGACGGGAATGATGCTTGCCAGCCGAATGGTCTTGCAGGTGCCATTCGCGCTGTACATGGCAGAGGTCTTTCGAGCTCCTCATTGGGTCACTGGCTTCAGCTATGGCCTTCTGGCGCTCGGCTTTGTCGTGGCGGCTCCGCTCTGGGCGCAATTTTTCAACGACCGTCCGGCAAGTTACATCCTTGGTTGGATGATCCTAATTGCCGGTGGATGCGCCTTGCTTACCATTCTTGCCGGCCTGACCCGTTCCGTCGAATATTTCTCTCTGATTTATCTGTTCTGGGGCGGTCTATTGGGCGGTACGACACCCATCCTCGTGGCCCTCATGTCCGCAGCCACGGCTGATGGTCGTCAGGGTTCGGTGCTCGGCACTGCCCAGTCCTGGCAGCAGATTGGATCTGTGGCAGGGATAGCCACCGGCGCGGGCACTACCCAGATATTCGGACTTACAAGCGTTTTCCCTCTCGCGTCGCTGCTTTATGCGGCATCCCTCTTTACTGCCGTCGGCCTGTGGTTCCTTGCACGCTCGCGCCTACCTATTGGAGATTCCTTGTGA
- a CDS encoding mandelate racemase/muconate lactonizing enzyme family protein: MKITDLRCAVIGRHPIVRIVTDEGLYGLGEVEFTKSYLKPWVLHFREALIGEDPTDVERVMLKIRQRGSFKPYGAAVSAIEHALWDIAGKAAGVPAYKLLGGKVRDKVRVYNGSVRQKRAGDRPEDYAADVKWMMEQPQNFFMIKQGISFHSNMKDTVEGFHYGVTQKKAGYHGAMDQGVISERGFNHMLDCVIAMKEVLGDKVSLALDCGPGWMLPDAIKFARAVEKYNLMWLEDMLTGDYVPWVNPQAYRELTISTSTPIHTGEQIYLRHNFKELIETQAVRVIGPDPADVGGIAELKWVAEHAYLHSILMAPHGTANGLLGLGALINVCATLPANYIAFEYPSATDPWWEDLVIGLPSQIVKDSMVDILEAPGLGLDIDAEAARRYLREEDAGFFD; this comes from the coding sequence GATTGTCCGCATCGTCACGGACGAGGGCCTCTATGGCCTGGGCGAAGTCGAATTCACCAAGTCCTACCTCAAGCCCTGGGTACTTCATTTCCGCGAGGCGCTGATCGGCGAAGATCCGACCGATGTCGAAAGAGTGATGCTGAAGATCCGCCAGCGCGGCTCTTTCAAGCCATACGGTGCCGCAGTGAGCGCTATTGAGCATGCGTTGTGGGATATTGCCGGCAAGGCCGCGGGCGTGCCCGCCTACAAACTGCTCGGTGGCAAGGTACGGGACAAGGTGCGCGTCTATAACGGCTCGGTCCGCCAGAAACGCGCAGGTGACCGGCCGGAGGATTACGCCGCCGACGTCAAATGGATGATGGAGCAGCCGCAGAACTTCTTCATGATCAAGCAGGGGATCTCCTTTCACTCCAACATGAAGGATACCGTCGAGGGCTTCCACTACGGCGTGACGCAGAAGAAGGCCGGCTATCACGGCGCCATGGATCAGGGCGTGATCAGCGAGCGCGGTTTCAATCACATGCTCGACTGCGTGATCGCGATGAAGGAAGTGCTGGGCGACAAAGTCAGCCTGGCGCTTGACTGCGGTCCGGGCTGGATGCTGCCCGATGCGATCAAGTTCGCTCGCGCGGTAGAGAAGTACAATTTGATGTGGCTCGAGGACATGCTGACTGGCGACTACGTGCCGTGGGTCAATCCGCAGGCCTATCGGGAACTGACCATCTCCACCTCGACGCCAATCCACACTGGCGAGCAGATCTACCTGCGGCACAATTTCAAGGAACTGATCGAGACGCAGGCGGTGCGCGTCATCGGCCCCGATCCAGCTGATGTTGGCGGTATCGCCGAACTCAAATGGGTCGCCGAGCACGCCTACTTGCACTCGATCCTAATGGCACCGCACGGGACCGCCAACGGCCTGCTAGGCCTCGGCGCGTTGATCAATGTCTGCGCCACCTTGCCTGCAAATTACATCGCGTTCGAATATCCGAGCGCCACCGACCCCTGGTGGGAGGACCTGGTCATCGGCTTGCCGTCGCAGATTGTGAAGGACAGTATGGTGGACATACTGGAAGCGCCGGGGCTAGGCCTCGATATCGACGCCGAAGCGGCCAGGAGATATCTCAGGGAAGAGGATGCGGGCTTCTTCGACTGA
- a CDS encoding ABC transporter ATP-binding protein: MPPCHGAKIIALIGANAAGKSTLLHRIAGILRGAGECRLAGVDDCETAIAYMPQDQVSAAALTVFEAVLLARKQTSGWKLADAHLHEVRALAALQIANLASDMFRS; this comes from the coding sequence TTGCCTCCATGCCACGGAGCAAAAATCATCGCGCTTATCGGAGCCAACGCGGCCGGCAAGTCAACGCTTCTGCATCGCATAGCCGGCATCCTTCGCGGTGCGGGAGAATGTCGGCTGGCGGGCGTTGACGATTGCGAAACGGCGATCGCCTACATGCCGCAGGATCAGGTGAGCGCAGCTGCTTTGACCGTCTTCGAAGCCGTGCTTTTGGCGCGCAAGCAGACCAGTGGCTGGAAGCTGGCTGATGCACATCTCCATGAGGTCCGAGCATTGGCGGCCTTGCAAATCGCAAATCTTGCCTCCGATATGTTTCGGAGTTGA
- a CDS encoding amidase family protein yields MLAPELHFMTLDQISNLIRTGAVTSLAATQATLERIDRIDPALRSYVEVCRERALERAAVADEEISRGIWKGLLHGVPVAVKDLCYRTYAPTAAGTKVHAGFLPP; encoded by the coding sequence ATGCTCGCTCCTGAACTGCATTTCATGACCCTTGACCAGATTTCCAACCTCATTCGAACGGGCGCGGTCACATCCCTTGCTGCGACGCAAGCGACGCTCGAGAGGATCGATCGAATAGACCCGGCACTTCGCAGTTACGTAGAGGTCTGCCGCGAACGCGCTCTGGAGCGCGCAGCGGTCGCGGACGAGGAGATTTCGAGAGGCATCTGGAAGGGGCTCCTTCACGGTGTTCCCGTTGCGGTCAAAGACCTTTGCTATAGGACCTATGCTCCAACGGCCGCTGGAACGAAGGTTCATGCCGGGTTCCTGCCGCCATAA
- a CDS encoding amidase family protein, which translates to MAIRFPSATCGLTGLKPTWGRVSRPVFALADSLDHVGPMTRSAEDCAAILQAVAGWDASDPTSIDAPVPDYMAEIGKSIRDLGIGIDRRYALSGIHGEVAYAMSEAIEIFASLEIDFPEYEELAASWIMMCSIETALPMRRPIRHGRATMGPIPGCHSACRLSHRNWERPFACRPRVPDSDGLAPTPPRTGIGTNRRAIWREKHPH; encoded by the coding sequence TTGGCCATACGCTTTCCGTCGGCTACCTGTGGCCTGACCGGACTCAAGCCGACCTGGGGCCGGGTAAGCCGGCCCGTGTTTGCGCTCGCAGATTCGCTTGATCACGTCGGTCCAATGACGCGCTCTGCGGAAGACTGCGCGGCAATATTGCAAGCCGTGGCAGGCTGGGATGCCAGCGACCCAACAAGCATCGACGCGCCCGTTCCAGACTATATGGCCGAGATCGGCAAGAGTATCCGCGATCTGGGTATCGGCATCGATCGGCGCTACGCGCTCTCGGGGATCCACGGCGAGGTCGCTTACGCGATGAGCGAGGCGATCGAGATCTTTGCTTCCCTCGAGATCGATTTCCCGGAATATGAAGAACTGGCGGCCTCCTGGATAATGATGTGCTCCATCGAGACCGCCCTGCCCATGAGGCGACCTATCCGGCACGGGCGAGCGACTATGGGCCCGATTCCGGGATGCCACTCAGCATGCAGATTGTCGCACCGAAATTGGGAGAGGCCGTTTGCGTGCCGGCCACGCGTTCCAGACAGCGACGGACTGGCACCGACGCCACCCCGCACTGGAATAGGCACGAACCGACGCGCTATTTGGCGGGAAAAGCACCCGCATTGA
- a CDS encoding ABC transporter ATP-binding protein, translated as MSGGQRQLVALAQCVVRTPTVLLLDEPTSALDLHRQFDVMRHVRSLAKEKGLLVVIAVHDLNLAMKFADKIATLANGTLHAFGPVTELLTPENLETAFRVKSRLETCSQGELHLIVDDAV; from the coding sequence TTGAGTGGCGGTCAGCGCCAGCTCGTCGCGCTTGCGCAATGCGTTGTCCGCACTCCGACAGTGCTGCTTCTCGATGAGCCGACGAGTGCCCTTGATCTCCATCGTCAGTTCGACGTGATGAGGCATGTCAGGTCGCTGGCAAAGGAAAAGGGACTGCTCGTCGTCATCGCGGTGCATGACCTGAACCTTGCGATGAAGTTTGCCGACAAGATCGCTACTCTTGCGAATGGAACGCTGCACGCTTTCGGCCCGGTCACCGAATTGCTGACGCCAGAAAACCTCGAGACGGCTTTTCGTGTGAAAAGCCGTCTCGAGACATGTTCTCAAGGCGAGCTTCACCTGATCGTCGATGATGCCGTTTGA